One segment of Paenibacillus rhizovicinus DNA contains the following:
- a CDS encoding 3'-5' exonuclease has translation MTCISDTEYAVSELFVDDFANQRYCVFDFEATGIIPETEHITQIGAVIVENGRIQESRSFNTLVKSPKPIPAAVEQHTGINNTALEHAPALQEVYDDFLAFTKDCILVTHAGYEFDLPLLSKECRLLDLPMITNKCLDTKALFSFLHPEIQDIIWTDYLIKHYKVNDRDLRRHDALADSILIGRIFLQIMDEFLERDLRNIAFEEKVIVKRFQVVPLA, from the coding sequence ATGACATGCATTTCGGATACGGAATATGCAGTTTCAGAACTGTTTGTCGATGATTTTGCCAATCAACGATACTGTGTGTTTGATTTCGAAGCGACTGGAATCATTCCTGAGACGGAGCATATCACTCAGATCGGAGCTGTTATTGTCGAGAACGGCCGCATCCAGGAGTCGAGGAGCTTTAACACACTCGTCAAGTCCCCGAAACCGATACCGGCAGCTGTTGAACAACATACGGGTATTAACAATACGGCTCTCGAGCATGCCCCGGCGCTGCAAGAGGTGTATGATGATTTTCTGGCCTTTACGAAGGACTGTATTCTCGTTACGCATGCCGGTTATGAATTCGACTTGCCGCTGTTATCCAAAGAATGCAGATTACTCGATTTACCTATGATCACGAATAAATGTTTAGATACGAAGGCGTTATTCTCGTTTCTGCATCCGGAGATTCAGGATATTATTTGGACGGATTACTTGATTAAGCATTACAAGGTGAACGATCGGGACTTGAGAAGGCATGATGCGCTCGCGGACAGCATTCTGATCGGGAGGATTTTTCTGCAGATTATGGATGAGTTCTTGGAGCGGGATCTACGAAACATCGCGTTTGAAGAGAAGGTTATTGTGAAGCGGTTTCAGGTTGTGCCGTTGGCTTGA
- a CDS encoding GntR family transcriptional regulator, producing the protein MSSGQVDYPNNSISEHVYADLKKDIIAGILQPDTRLIVTEIAGKYQISQAPVREALERLKQEALITGIPNKGSVVSTITPKEIKDIFVLREIIEGFAVRQSMPLLTEEDYSYLHRLIEDMEVANKHNEMLRILELDMEFHAFFYKRCDNQAILELWNRMQTKVMRFMAISNRHHTTDVLAEWHLILIDALRSGDADAAEAAFIEHMHAYKMIDLE; encoded by the coding sequence ATGAGCAGCGGCCAAGTGGATTATCCGAACAATTCGATCAGCGAACATGTGTATGCGGATTTGAAGAAGGACATTATCGCAGGAATTCTTCAGCCGGACACGCGATTAATCGTCACCGAGATCGCGGGGAAGTATCAGATCAGCCAAGCGCCCGTACGCGAGGCGTTGGAGCGGTTGAAGCAGGAAGCCTTGATTACAGGCATTCCGAACAAAGGCTCGGTCGTATCGACGATCACCCCCAAAGAAATCAAGGACATATTCGTCCTGCGCGAAATTATCGAAGGCTTTGCCGTCCGGCAATCGATGCCGCTGTTAACGGAAGAGGATTACAGTTATCTTCATCGCCTCATCGAGGACATGGAAGTCGCTAACAAGCACAACGAGATGCTGCGCATCCTCGAGCTGGATATGGAATTCCATGCGTTCTTCTATAAGCGCTGCGATAATCAGGCCATTTTGGAGCTGTGGAATCGTATGCAAACCAAGGTCATGCGGTTCATGGCGATTTCCAATCGCCACCATACCACCGATGTGCTGGCCGAATGGCATCTCATTCTTATCGATGCGCTGCGCTCCGGCGATGCGGACGCAGCGGAGGCGGCGTTTATCGAACATATGCATGCCTACAAGATGATCGATCTTGAATAA
- a CDS encoding creatininase family protein, giving the protein MIIRIATHADIASLRPHLPIGTDTMNAESLIERVAERCECIVMPSLPFAPTMLWAAGPQDGEFDFNPDVLAAYAEELFRGLLAVGFRRIYVVQHHQGREGLPSLTLRRAAAKVTRELTLAWGAEWGRERAELPEPNIFSLIRVAQIDEFAVYESPEAERIPIGHAGKGETQLIWAGYPDSVDLQKFHAMAASEPLPSWLLDTAEATPEEGERWLAFCVEGWVKEITQGGI; this is encoded by the coding sequence ATGATCATAAGAATTGCCACGCATGCCGATATTGCGTCACTCAGGCCCCATCTGCCGATCGGAACGGATACGATGAATGCCGAAAGCTTGATCGAGCGGGTGGCGGAGCGCTGCGAATGCATCGTAATGCCGTCGCTTCCTTTTGCGCCGACGATGCTGTGGGCGGCGGGGCCGCAGGACGGCGAGTTCGATTTCAACCCGGATGTGCTCGCGGCCTATGCGGAGGAGCTGTTCCGGGGGCTGCTGGCTGTCGGCTTCCGGAGAATTTACGTCGTTCAGCATCATCAGGGGCGGGAAGGGCTGCCCTCGCTGACGCTCAGAAGGGCGGCTGCCAAAGTGACGCGCGAGCTGACGCTGGCTTGGGGAGCGGAATGGGGCAGGGAGCGGGCGGAGCTGCCGGAGCCGAATATATTCTCACTCATCCGCGTGGCGCAAATCGACGAATTCGCCGTCTACGAATCGCCGGAAGCGGAGCGGATTCCGATCGGCCATGCGGGCAAAGGAGAGACGCAGCTCATATGGGCCGGCTACCCGGATTCGGTGGATCTGCAGAAATTCCACGCCATGGCCGCAAGCGAGCCGCTGCCTTCATGGCTGCTCGACACCGCGGAGGCGACGCCGGAAGAAGGGGAGCGCTGGCTGGCGTTTTGCGTAGAAGGCTGGGTGAAGGAGATTACTCAAGGCGGAATCTAG